CTATACCAACTAGTCTCTTGCGGCTCTTTATAATTCTTATAGCTGCCTACTCCAAAAAATGCATTACCTGTCTTCAAATGGTTCATCCCAAAAGGATAGTAGTCATTGGCATCTGTGATTTCAAGAGCGCCTGAGTTGTTTTTACCAAAGCTTACCCTTACGTTTCCAAGGTGATCCTTGTACTGGTAAATATACTGATCTTTTTTATAATCATAAAAGCCCTCAGCTGTAGGGAAAAACACAAGATTCTTATCTTTAAGCTCGTTATTTCTAAAATGATAAAATAATTACTAGCAAAAATTAAAAGATTTTTTAATAAAAATAAACAGTATTACAAATATAAAAACCCCACAAGTTGTGAGGTCTTGTTTTATCTACCATAATAATATTCTTCAATACAAGAAGAAAAGTAGTTAGCTATATAGATTTCTATTATTTAAATATTATAACTAGTGATATAATAAAAAATATTATATATATAAAAACAGGAATTAGTGAATAATATATCTTTTCATACATTTTTTTCATATAAAGTATTACAAAAAATAGTATTGAAATAAAAATATTTCCAAACACTAATATTACAAGTATAATAGTATAGAACTCATAATATAATTTTCTATTTAAATCATACTTAAATAGAAAATGAAATATTAAATAAATAAAAATATTTACTATAAAAAATAATAGTGGAATAAATTGAATTTTATTTTTCATTTTTGATCTACAGCAGTATCTCTCATGTTTCCTCTCATTAATTTATTTAGACCTGAACCAAACTTAATTACATCTTTATCAAATATTATGATTTCTAATTTTATTTTTAGGGAATTTAGATCAAAATAATTAATTAAATTTATCTTCATCAATTTCTTGTTCTAAATATCCAATAACCTTATCCAAGTTTTCACTTAAATAGAATATTCCGTAGTATTTCTTACCCAATAAGCTTACTAATTTTAGTTTATTTTCTTGATATTTTTCTAAATCTAAAATTAAAGCACCTATTTCTTGAGATAATTTATTATTTCCTGTTCTCACAGCGCTATATTGTCTAATTTTATATATTCCTATAAGATTTTCTTTTTCAAAATTATCACTGTCACTTATCTTAACTTTATAGTTTTCAAAATGATCTAAAAAACATCTTCTCTCTTTAATTATATTAAAAAATTCTTTTTTAGACTTCTCTGTTTCCAAAATATTTATATTATTTATTCAATTCCCTCCAAACCATATTTAACCAATTTAAAGCGTCTTGTGGTCCTTCAAAATAACGATTGGTTTCACTCTCTACATCTTCCCAATAGCTATCAATTTTGACTATTAATATTGATAGTTCTTCTTTTGCTTTTTCTAATGCTTTTTTTGAAACTTCAGATTTATTACAATCTATAACATAATTTCTCACAACATTTTCATCAGTTAAATTATCAAAATCAGCATCCGGAAAATATCCTCCAAAGAATTGAAATAATTCTGGAAATTTATTCTTAAAGTTCATTTTTTTATTTCTTTCATTATCAATTTTGAACTTTGAAATATTACTTCATCATGTTCTAAATTAGAACTAAAATTAATTATTCTGTCTTGTACTGTCCATTTATTTTTACCAATAAGAAGACCTCCTGCAATTATATAGTATTTATTTTTATTTGATAATAATTGAAAAATTTTCAAATAAAACTTCAATAAATCTCTACTAATAGCTAATGGTGATTCTTTCTCCATAATCATACATTCCACTTTCCTGAAGCTCCTTACCCTTAAGTTTCCAAGGTGATTCTTGTACTGGTAAATATAATAACTTTTCTAAATGCAAATACTTCTATTTTTATATACAAAAACCACTGTTTTAGCAGTGGTTTTATTTTCCTTAACTCAAAGTTTTTAACTTTTAGCAACAGCCAGAATCAACTCCATTTGATTGCTTCAATATATTTAACAACACTTTGATTTTTATCGTAGATAATATATTCTACCCAATCATTATCTGTTTGATCTTTTCCTATAAAATTTAACGCTTCGTCAATACTATTAAATATAGAAAATATTGAATGATTATTGTCTAGAGACCATTCTTTGTTAATATTAAGAATGTTCCCTGTTTTTCCGTCTGCCATTACTATGACATACTGATTTTCATTTATATTTGGAAAGTTTTTCATTATTAATTTGTTATTTTCGCACCTCTAACTTTACCTCTTAGTAAAATTTCTTGTTCATTTACTATTTTACCTGGAGTTTGTTTTAAATTAACATTCTTAAGACTTGGACTTTTTACTGTTTTATATACAGGAACAGTTTTCTTCAATATAACACCATTTCCATTTGGTCTTAAAGAATAATTTTTTGCGACCTCTTTATTCTTTGTCCACGATGTATAATTACTATTTGTATTTCCTCCATTATGTTCAGCAGGAGTTGCTTTTCCTTGTAGAGCTTCTAAATAGCCTGCATGTCCTTCATTAACCCCTCTGTACAATGTTGTTGGTTTTATAGCTTTGATTCCTTTTACAGCTCCCGCAGTTGCACTTACCGTTGCCATATCGAACGCTTTTTCTCCCACATCTCGACCCGCACCTCGATAATCTCCCTGAATTGCTTTTCCTCCCGTTTTAGCCGTTCCATAAATACCCATTGTCAATGAATTAGCTGTCCCATCTACATAATCGCTCCAAGTATAATCACTTACCGCATTTTTTGTTGTTCCAACAGGATCATTTATAAAGCTTTTTATTCCCTGAATCCTCCCTGAAATACCTTCTTTTATTCCTGTAAAAAAATCATTACAACAATCCTCGTCTCCACCATCAATTACATCTTCAGGGGCATTCCCATCGGGATCAATATTCCTAATAGGATTATTGAATGCATAGTTATAAGGTGACCAATCTGGAAACTCTTCACTCAATGGATCTGGAGAAAACCAACGATTCAAATCATTCATATATTGACGGCTTCCAAAGTCCAAAAAACCAGTCTCCTGCAATTCCTTGCCGTTGTACTTATAGTTGTAATGTTATTTAGGTGGAGATGGAGGGTTAGGAATTTTAGAATCTAGCAAATCTCGTGAAAACTTATGATAAGGAATTTCTTTAAGTCTTTTATCTTCTTTTAGTAAAATCAAGTCCTCAATAATTTCCTCTTGCCTCTTTGATAATTCGTGTGAATAAAATCTAAATTTGAGATTCTTCCCATTTAAATAATAATTTATCTGTCGTGGTTGGGCATCAGGAGTACTTTTAAATTGAATTGAATCATAAAAAGAGTTTAATATTCTTTTTTTGTAAGAAGCAAAATCAATCTTTTGAGTTGATTTAAAATATTTATATTTTACTCCATTTTTAACAGATATTAAATCTTCCTTACATACATACAAAGAGTCTTTGTCATTTATGAGGATTCCAATCCTTGGTTCATTAGGATCCATACTAAATCCTAATGATATTTCAATATACTCTTGCTTTTCTTTATGACATGAAAGCAAGAGTACACTAATCATTATAATACTAATTAATTTCATACAACTATTGATCTTTATGTTTGAGACTTCCATTTTTATCTACTTTTATCATAGACCCGTTAAAATTCCACATTTCAGTTTTTATCTGAGAATTACCTAACTTTAATTTTAGAGCTTCGTTTGCTTGCTTAAGAATTTGAAACCCCTCCTTAGTGTATGTATTTACTTTATTGTTTGTAGGATCTTTTAAATACTCATTCTGAATATAATAATGTTGCCCATGTTGAGATTCCCAAGTGTCATATTTTCTGTATTCTTTTGGGATGCTACTTGAATTAAGATAGCCATCATCTTGAAGATCGTTAGCTTCCAAATCAGCGTGAACAAAAGATTCGTGAACTATCTGTCTTAAGGTATTAAAAAACTGACTGCCAGAATCGCCATATGCTTTATTTGAAATCAAAATCGAGACATTCTTCTCATCTCCCTTAATTTTGCCTTTTGTAGAACCTCCTATGGATGAGTCTGTTTTGACTCCATATGATAGATCTATACCTTTATTATGATACTCTCCATTAGCCTTGGCTTCAAAAATAGTCTTTCCTCCATATTCAACTTTTTGTCCTTTCTCCATATATTTAGATAAAAAAGCTTGTCCTTCTTTTGTTTTAGCAAAAAACACAAAAGCTTTATATTGCTCTTCATTACCTTTCTTCATTATATTACTCAAATCTAATTGCATTCCATCGGGATCAATATAAAGAATAGGATTATTTGCGGTATAATTAAATGGCGATATATTAAAATATTTCTCCGCCAGCGGATCTACAACTCCCCATCTACCAATATCTGCCATATACATCCTCGCACCATAGTCATACATTCCCGTCTCCTGCAATTCCTTGCCGTTGTACTTGTAATTCTTGTAAGAACCCTGTCCATAAAACGCATTCCCTGTTTTCAAATGGTTCATCCCAAAAGGATAGTAGTCATTAGCATCTGTGATTTCAAGAGCGCCTGCGCTGTTTCTGCCAAAGCTTACCCTTACATTTCTAAGGTGATCCTTGTACTGGTAAATATACTGATCTTTTTTATAATCACAGTATCCCTCAGCAGTAGGAAAAAATACAAAACTCTCACCTTTAATCTTATGATTTTCAAAATGATAAACAAAATGCTTGCTAGCAAAAATTAAAAGATTTTTTTAATAAAAACAGACTAAATTATGGTAAGAAAAAACCTCGCAAATTGAGAGGTTTTTTCTTATCTACCACACGATGCAATCATGCGGAAGTGGTAAATTGAGTAAATAATTATCTTATTTTAACTGTTTCTAATATTCTTTTAATTGACTGTTGTGTTTCTATCGATGGATCGTTACAGTAAATAGAAAGCTTATTACCTCCAGTCTCTTTATTAAAAATCGCTCCAATAGTACCTTCTTGTTTTTTGGGAAAAATCAATAATACATCAATATTATTTATTTTATCATAGTAATAATAATTTTTAAGATAGGTTGAATGTGATGTATCAAAATCTTTATTTTTATATATTACTATATCCTTAGATAACAGTTCTCCATTAGAAAATTCAAGTAATATTTGCTTCTCTTTTTCATTGTCTACAACTATTGGATCATCTATTATATTTGTAACACCACTGCTTATAACTATTGAGTCTCCTTTATTTACAAATAAAAAAATTTTTGAATCATATTTAGTATTTTCTTTGTTTACCCAATTATTAGGAATACAAAATTTATATTGTTCAATATTATATTCCTGACATAATTTTTCATCAACAATATTAGATTTATTACACGAAACTAAAACATACAATAACAAACTAGTGACTATTAGTATTCTCATTTTTTAACATTTTTTTTATAAAAGTCTCGAGCTAATGTAGCAGAAGGAGTTTTATCCCATCCTTTTAGCCAACTTGCCTGAGATGAAAAAGATTTTCCAGTCATTCCATTTGATAAAATAACACCTAAGCCTGAAGCCGTATAAATAGTATTTTTCTCAGGATTACTTAACGATGTTGATCCAGAAGTAAAAGCAGTCATTAGTCCACTATTTGAATGATCTAATCCTAAATTATGACCTAACTCGTGTTTCACAACATCATTGAATAGGTTAGAGCCTATTGTTTTCTTTTCAACCGCACCAATTCTACCCCCTAATGTTCCCCAACCTAAAGTATCACCACCACCTGCATTTGAATCAACAACTTCATCTACTATCATCATAACATGATCATTTTTTCCAATTTTATCAAAGCTATTAACAACTTCATATTCAATATTAAATGAACTAATATAAACACTTGAATTTATTGAGGCTCCATATGATTGATATCCTAAACCTTGGAATTCTTTTAATGAAACTGAACCTTTGGATTTACTAAATATAGTAGATGATAAATCTGCACCTGAAAGATTTAAGACTTTCATTGTTACAGTCATATTTACATTTTTGTATTCTGTATTTCCTTCTCGTCTTGAAGAATTTATTGTAGTTCTAATATCATCATTTTCTCCACCATCAAAAGTCCCATTGCCATTATTAGTCCATGTACTTGAGGAAGTTGTATTATCCCACATTTGCTGAAGAGAGCTTACAGACAACATTCCATCAGGATCAATATAGAAAACTGGATTATTTGCTGCATAATTATACGGGGTATGGCGGCGCATTTTCTCAGCCAGCGGATCTATGACTCCCCATCTTCCCAGATCTGCCATATACATTCTCGCTCCATAATCATACATACCTGTTTCTTGTAATTCTTTGCGGTTGTATTTATAGTTATAATGACTTCCAATTTTTGAAGAAGAAGATCCTCCAATATGGTTTAATCCAAACGGATAGTAATTATTGGTATCAGTAACTTCAAGAGCACCTTCGCTGTTTTTGGCAAAGCTCACCCTTGCATTACCCAAGTGGTCCTTATACTAATAGATATAACGGTTTTCTTTGAATTATAATATCCCAAACCAAATACACTTGAAAAATAATCTGAAATTAAAAATCTATAAAAATCAGAATAGGAATTTTCCTATTCTGATTTAAGTATATTTGAGTTAGTAAACTAGTCAGCCTTTTTCAGGATTAGTTATTTATAATAAAAATTCGTCAATAAAATTTTCATCTTCATCTAAATATAGAATATAAGAGCAAATACGTCTATTGTGATTATCTTCAACATCTATATCTATTTTATATGTATTGGTAAAATAATTATGTCTATTATACAAAACATAGCAAACTGATTTTTCTATAAAATGTAAGCTATCATTATTATATAGTTCTTTTAATTCTGTATCTAAATCTTCATTCTTAAGAATTTCGTTAACATTCTTTAAGGCATACTTAAAAAATTTCTTGATATCTATTTTACTTATCATAATCTGGTTAGTGTGTCATTATTTTATCAAATACAATATGTCCATTTTCTAATGGGTTTCCATAAATTCTTAAATCTCCTCCTTTATGCAATATTTTAAGTTTATATGTATATCCTGTAGATTTAGCTTCGCTTTCTGTTAATTTTATTATTCCTATATTACCTTTTGGAGGAACAATTCCTTTTGTTAGTGCATGCTTAAATTTTGCTTGCAATAAAGGGTCTAATGAATTAAATTCTTTCCTTACAATCCATCCTGAAGTTTTTCCAACATTTTTTTTAGCAAGTGATTTCCCTACTGCTTTCAAAGAACTTTTTAATGGTCCTCTACCTATATCAGGCATTTCCAGCAATATCATAGTATCTTCATCACTGGTCGGCATCTTTCGTTTGTCTGGCCCCGAATCAAATAAAGATGCAAAACTAAAACCACTTCCGTATCTAGTATTGTAATAAAAATCTATATACCCTTGGTTTACTTCATAATTAGAATTTCCATATACACTAGCTCTATTAGAATCATAATATTTAGCATAAGTTTTTGCTTTTGCAAAGTCATGTCCATTAACTAAAACAGTTTCATTAACTCCATCATTAACATTTACCTCTTCTCCTGTTCTTTTATGCTTATAAATTGTTGCAATTGTTTCAGGTTGTTGGGCAATCATCCCTGTCGGGTCATTATAAAAAATAGGATTATTATCTGCATAACTATAGGGTTGTAAAGTAGTTTCAGATAGAGGATCGTGTACACCCCATCTTCCCAAATCCGGCATATACATCCTTGCTCCATAGTCATACATTCCCGTCTCCTGAAGCTCCTTCCCATTATACTTGTAGCTGTGGTAACTTCCAAAGTTTGAAGAAGAAGATCCTCCAATATGGTTTAATCCAAACGGATAGTAATTATTGGTATCAGTAACTTCAAGAGCACCTACGCTATTTTTGGCAAAGCTCACCCCTGCATTACCCCAAGTAGTCCTTATACTGGTAAATATATATTTTTCTTTGAATTACAGCATCCTAAATGAAGCACCCTTGAAAAATAGTATGATATTAAAAACCCATCCATATAAGACAAAATCAGAATAGGAAAATTCCTATTCTAATTTAAATATATTTTAGTTATTAAGCTAGTTATGTCAATCTGCAATATGATTCAATTGTATAGGCTAAAAGTCATTGGCTTTGAGTTGCTGGGTACTTTCTAAATATAAAACCCACACTTCCCTTGCCAATCTTTTTATAATAATATAAATTATTATCTTGTGTTATACTTAAGGTGTCAATATTCGGTATGTAATACAAAGATTTATCTGGATAAAACGTTCTACCATCATAATAGTGTTTTACACTTGTTCTATATTTTTCACTTAAAAAGTTACAATTACTATTGTTGAAATAAGGCAATTTAAATTCCTCTTTTTCAGGATCCAAAATGACTATTTTATTCTTAGAAATATAATATTTTTTTTTTATCACTATATTTTTAAATTGATCATTTATATTAGTACAATTAAAAATATTTTTAATAATAAGATTATTTTCATCTATTATTTGGATAGATAACTTTCTATTATCATTCTCGTAAACATATTCATTTTTCGATATCATTAATGATTTGTTTTTACACGAAACAAATAAAATAAACATGATATAAATTATTTTATTGTGCATAATATTTTGTATTAGTTGATGGGGGATAAATTAAAGTTTGGTTCAATCCAGGCTTATCAACTAAGCTCTGAAGAAAACTATTGTTAATAGCATTAAGCTCTGTAACAGTTTGTGTGTTGCCTATTTTTAGTAAATTACTAGAATTAGAAAAATCTAAATATGGCTGATACAGTATTTGACCAACTGCTGATAATTGTGCTTTATAGGCATCTACTTCCTTACTCGCTCCAAAACTTCCAGATGTTAAAATACCTGAAGTGTTAGCATCATATTCTTTTCTAGCCATCTGTCCACCATGCCTACCTTCATGTACTTTATTACCATAGCCCTCAAAATATATTGTAACTTCACCTGTGCCTGTCCTTTTGGTTTCTGGTGTACCTCCGTTTAATGAAGCATCTCTAAACACATAATCATTATCTTTATCATTGACCATATCAGTAATATCATTGATAGATTTGCTAACTTCATTAACCATTGCATTAATATTGCTTAATTCTCTTTTTTGAGATTTACTTAAAGAAATCTTACCATTTTTATCAACCGCCGAACTATAAATAATATTTCTTTGCAATTCTAATTGACGTTTTCTCATATTAAGTGCCGTTTGCGTATGTTCAACTTCTTTTTTACTTTGTGGATCATTTATAGTTCGTCCATCAGGATCTGTAAATCTAATAGGATTATTTACAGTATAATTATATGGAGAATATCTTCTATACATTTCTGCTAACGGATCCAAAACACCCCATCTTCCTAAGTCTGGCATGTAGAACCTTGCCCCATAATCATACATACCCGTTTCCTGAAGCTCCTTTCCATTGTACTTGTAGCTGTGGTAACTTCCAAAGTTTGAAGAAGAAGATCCTCCAATATGGTTTAATCCAAACGGATAATAATTATTGGTATCAGTAACTTCAAGAGCACCTACGCTGTTTTTGGCAAAGCTCACCCTTGTATTACCCAAGTGGTCCTTATACTGGTAAATATAACGGTTTTCCGTGAAACTGTAAAATCCCTCCGAAGTAGGTACAAAATCCAGGTTCCACTTAGGTTTTGAAATTATTGGACCAATAGCCTTCGAGTATGCCTGTATTTCATATGCAGATTCTGTTCTACATGTAGGGCATGTGCTTCCATCTTCTATATAGGAATACTGAAATCCATCCAGATAATCTGTCTTGCGGATGGTAGGAAGCCCCCTGTAAGCTTGCTGTGTAAATATTTTACGAAGCTTTCCCCCATCAGCACGATACAAATGAGCTATATCTGTGGTACTCATATTTCCTATAG
This genomic interval from Chryseobacterium joostei contains the following:
- a CDS encoding RHS repeat protein; translated protein: MQETGFLDFGSRQYMNDLNRWFSPDPLSEEFPDWSPYNYAFNNPIRNIDPDGNAPEDVIDGGDEDCCNDFFTGIKEGISGRIQGIKSFINDPVGTTKNAVSDYTWSDYVDGTANSLTMGIYGTAKTGGKAIQGDYRGAGRDVGEKAFDMATVSATAGAVKGIKAIKPTTLYRGVNEGHAGYLEALQGKATPAEHNGGNTNSNYTSWTKNKEVAKNYSLRPNGNGVILKKTVPVYKTVKSPSLKNVNLKQTPGKIVNEQEILLRGKVRGAKITN
- a CDS encoding RHS repeat-associated core domain-containing protein — translated: MGNARVSFAKNSEGALEVTDTNNYYPFGLNHIGGSSSSKIGSHYNYKYNRKELQETGMYDYGARMYMADLGRWGVIDPLAEKMRRHTPYNYAANNPVFYIDPDGMLSVSSLQQMWDNTTSSSTWTNNGNGTFDGGENDDIRTTINSSRREGNTEYKNVNMTVTMKVLNLSGADLSSTIFSKSKGSVSLKEFQGLGYQSYGASINSSVYISSFNIEYEVVNSFDKIGKNDHVMMIVDEVVDSNAGGGDTLGWGTLGGRIGAVEKKTIGSNLFNDVVKHELGHNLGLDHSNSGLMTAFTSGSTSLSNPEKNTIYTASGLGVILSNGMTGKSFSSQASWLKGWDKTPSATLARDFYKKNVKK
- a CDS encoding glycoside hydrolase family 25 domain-containing protein, which codes for MKLISIIMISVLLLSCHKEKQEYIEISLGFSMDPNEPRIGILINDKDSLYVCKEDLISVKNGVKYKYFKSTQKIDFASYKKRILNSFYDSIQFKSTPDAQPRQINYYLNGKNLKFRFYSHELSKRQEEIIEDLILLKEDKRLKEIPYHKFSRDLLDSKIPNPPSPPK
- a CDS encoding RHS repeat domain-containing protein, yielding MNHLKTGNAFYGQGSYKNYKYNGKELQETGMYDYGARMYMADIGRWGVVDPLAEKYFNISPFNYTANNPILYIDPDGMQLDLSNIMKKGNEEQYKAFVFFAKTKEGQAFLSKYMEKGQKVEYGGKTIFEAKANGEYHNKGIDLSYGVKTDSSIGGSTKGKIKGDEKNVSILISNKAYGDSGSQFFNTLRQIVHESFVHADLEANDLQDDGYLNSSSIPKEYRKYDTWESQHGQHYYIQNEYLKDPTNNKVNTYTKEGFQILKQANEALKLKLGNSQIKTEMWNFNGSMIKVDKNGSLKHKDQ
- a CDS encoding RHS repeat-associated core domain-containing protein — its product is MSFAKNSVGALEVTDTNNYYPFGLNHIGGSSSSNFGSYHSYKYNGKELQETGMYDYGARMYMPDLGRWGVHDPLSETTLQPYSYADNNPIFYNDPTGMIAQQPETIATIYKHKRTGEEVNVNDGVNETVLVNGHDFAKAKTYAKYYDSNRASVYGNSNYEVNQGYIDFYYNTRYGSGFSFASLFDSGPDKRKMPTSDEDTMILLEMPDIGRGPLKSSLKAVGKSLAKKNVGKTSGWIVRKEFNSLDPLLQAKFKHALTKGIVPPKGNIGIIKLTESEAKSTGYTYKLKILHKGGDLRIYGNPLENGHIVFDKIMTH
- a CDS encoding enoyl-CoA hydratase, whose amino-acid sequence is METEKSKKEFFNIIKERRCFLDHFENYKVKISDSDNFEKENLIGIYKIRQYSAVRTGNNKLSQEIGALILDLEKYQENKLKLVSLLGKKYYGIFYLSENLDKVIGYLEQEIDEDKFN